A single Pirellulaceae bacterium DNA region contains:
- a CDS encoding HEAT repeat domain-containing protein, with protein MRSTLLSSLCWLCWAVNSNCWGQAISMTSEPDLIALLSSDVEAGEKAMACKRLAIYGSEAAVPELSKLLADPRLASWARIALEAIPGQQPNDALRSAAAQLDGLLLVGTVNSLGVRRDSQAVELLAGLMRGSNPDVAAAAAVALGKVGTDAAADALTGYLAQAPKSVQSAVAEGCVYCAEHLASSGDTARAIQLYDLVRSGPYPQQRIIEATRGAIVARGADGVPLLVEQLRSPDRRMFALGLQTARQVHSSQLAAELIGEIGKAAPERAALMVEVLGDLSGKPDLKSLLSLSASGSQEVRMAAINVVGRVGDVSCVQPLLEIASSSEQLQPAVRAALVALSDEQVDQDILQRLATAKQGQLLLLELVGLRQLEATDQLIKALASEQEAIRAAALQSLGQTVPQARLSVLITQAVSPQHASDTGAASRALMTAAVRMPDREACAAELGQAAERAPVAAKAILLQTLAAVGGTKALDIIAQHAKHKDESLRDLSTRLLGEWMTIDVAPVLLDLAKTGPVDRFQVRAMRGYIRVARQFVMSDADRAEMCRQALDAAKNVAEQKLVLDVLKRYPTIDTLKLAIGAAQRPGLKEDAKQSIQAIGQKLADNADAQKLIQEAAL; from the coding sequence ATGAGATCGACTCTGCTTTCCTCGTTGTGCTGGCTGTGTTGGGCAGTGAATTCCAATTGTTGGGGCCAAGCGATCAGCATGACCAGCGAGCCAGACTTGATCGCGCTGCTATCATCGGACGTCGAAGCAGGTGAAAAAGCCATGGCTTGCAAGCGTCTGGCCATCTACGGCTCTGAGGCGGCGGTGCCAGAACTGTCGAAGTTATTGGCGGATCCGCGTTTGGCATCGTGGGCTCGCATCGCTTTGGAGGCCATTCCCGGCCAGCAGCCTAACGACGCTCTGCGTTCTGCCGCTGCTCAGTTAGATGGGCTGCTTTTGGTGGGCACAGTGAATTCTCTTGGCGTGCGCCGCGATAGCCAGGCGGTCGAGCTGCTTGCTGGACTTATGCGCGGTAGCAACCCCGACGTGGCCGCAGCTGCCGCCGTGGCTCTCGGCAAAGTCGGTACGGATGCCGCTGCGGATGCACTTACTGGGTATTTGGCTCAAGCACCAAAATCGGTGCAATCTGCAGTTGCTGAAGGCTGTGTGTATTGCGCTGAGCATCTCGCAAGCAGTGGCGATACGGCCCGCGCCATCCAGTTATACGATTTGGTGCGCAGCGGTCCCTATCCACAGCAGCGCATTATTGAAGCTACTCGTGGAGCAATCGTGGCTCGTGGTGCGGATGGTGTGCCATTGTTAGTAGAGCAATTGCGCTCGCCCGATCGACGAATGTTTGCACTGGGGCTGCAAACGGCACGCCAGGTACATAGTTCTCAACTGGCCGCCGAGCTGATCGGCGAAATCGGCAAGGCTGCTCCGGAACGTGCCGCACTGATGGTCGAAGTGCTCGGCGATCTGTCCGGCAAGCCCGATTTGAAATCGCTACTGTCACTGTCGGCCAGTGGCTCGCAAGAAGTGCGCATGGCCGCGATCAATGTGGTTGGCCGCGTCGGCGATGTCTCCTGCGTCCAGCCGTTGCTGGAAATTGCATCAAGCAGTGAGCAATTGCAACCTGCGGTCCGCGCCGCATTAGTGGCTCTTTCGGACGAACAAGTTGACCAAGATATTTTGCAGCGACTGGCCACAGCCAAGCAAGGGCAGTTGTTGTTGCTGGAATTGGTGGGGCTGAGGCAACTTGAGGCCACAGATCAGTTGATCAAGGCATTGGCGAGTGAACAGGAAGCTATTCGCGCTGCTGCGTTGCAGTCGCTTGGACAGACGGTGCCACAGGCTCGCTTGTCGGTGCTGATCACGCAAGCGGTCAGCCCCCAACATGCTAGTGATACAGGAGCCGCCTCGCGGGCATTGATGACCGCGGCTGTGCGTATGCCTGACCGCGAGGCCTGCGCTGCTGAACTGGGCCAAGCTGCCGAACGCGCGCCGGTGGCCGCCAAAGCGATACTACTGCAAACCCTGGCAGCCGTCGGAGGTACAAAAGCGCTGGACATAATTGCACAACATGCCAAGCATAAAGATGAGTCGTTGCGCGACTTGAGTACTCGATTGCTCGGCGAGTGGATGACGATCGATGTTGCGCCGGTGCTGTTGGACTTGGCCAAGACTGGACCAGTAGATCGCTTTCAAGTTCGTGCGATGCGCGGCTATATTCGCGTAGCCCGGCAGTTTGTGATGTCGGACGCGGATCGAGCCGAAATGTGCCGGCAAGCGCTGGATGCTGCCAAGAACGTCGCCGAGCAAAAGCTAGTGCTGGACGTGTTGAAGCGCTATCCAACGATCGATACGCTCAAGTTGGCCATCGGTGCTGCCCAGCGACCAGGATTGAAAGAAGATGCCAAGCAGTCCATACAGGCGATCGGGCAAAAACTGGCCGATAACGCTGATGCGCAAAAGCTTATTCAAGAAGCCGCACTTTAA
- a CDS encoding PEP-CTERM sorting domain-containing protein (PEP-CTERM proteins occur, often in large numbers, in the proteomes of bacteria that also encode an exosortase, a predicted intramembrane cysteine proteinase. The presence of a PEP-CTERM domain at a protein's C-terminus predicts cleavage within the sorting domain, followed by covalent anchoring to some some component of the (usually Gram-negative) cell surface. Many PEP-CTERM proteins exhibit an unusual sequence composition that includes large numbers of potential glycosylation sites. Expression of one such protein has been shown restore the ability of a bacterium to form floc, a type of biofilm.): MTKSITRRRKGTFALAFLASVGLGTIGRADLIAVEWGGNYVSSAQNYADHNPLNTSGGNQYGDPDGPFPDGGGGSIAGRAYRSTPFSPPSGYSGTSDTFWGGGSVTSPTLPSNDGFNDLEVLNQGPNDSLHFHVDTGTHVHTFHQLIYWDKANFLNGLYAYPNLKLGTGQFVIRTSQVAGHHTDQDLRWVVRNGSQFYVSQATVQLTNNATITVPYSSLTNWGLYNPTLAGGSPTAADLLSLDFNEAGAFNPQTFLNVTGLGFYIEHENATGPTHVHIEGFSATSVPEPSSALLSLMSLMGIALRRGQRHLRANGSPCLGSTGSGIW; this comes from the coding sequence ATGACAAAGTCGATCACTCGACGACGCAAAGGCACCTTTGCTCTGGCTTTTCTAGCTTCGGTGGGGCTAGGCACAATAGGCCGTGCGGATTTAATCGCAGTGGAATGGGGCGGAAACTATGTTAGTTCGGCGCAGAATTATGCTGATCACAATCCGCTAAATACCTCCGGCGGGAATCAGTATGGCGATCCCGATGGTCCATTTCCCGATGGGGGAGGGGGCAGTATTGCCGGACGCGCTTATCGCTCGACACCGTTCAGTCCGCCCAGCGGATACAGTGGAACGAGCGATACATTTTGGGGAGGAGGCTCCGTAACCTCACCAACACTTCCCAGCAATGATGGCTTCAATGACTTGGAAGTACTCAATCAAGGACCCAACGATAGCCTACATTTTCACGTGGATACGGGTACACATGTCCATACGTTCCATCAACTGATCTATTGGGATAAGGCAAATTTCCTTAATGGGCTGTACGCATATCCAAACCTCAAACTTGGAACCGGGCAATTTGTCATTCGAACGTCACAAGTGGCTGGACATCACACAGACCAAGATCTTCGTTGGGTTGTGCGTAATGGTTCACAGTTCTACGTCTCACAAGCCACCGTCCAATTGACGAACAACGCAACCATTACTGTTCCATACTCTAGTTTGACTAATTGGGGGCTATACAACCCCACCTTGGCCGGTGGTAGCCCGACGGCGGCAGATCTATTATCGTTAGATTTCAACGAAGCTGGCGCGTTTAATCCGCAAACTTTCTTGAATGTCACCGGGCTGGGCTTTTACATCGAACACGAGAATGCGACGGGACCGACTCATGTGCATATTGAAGGTTTCAGCGCAACGAGCGTGCCAGAGCCTTCAAGTGCCCTATTAAGTCTGATGTCACTCATGGGTATCGCATTGCGACGAGGCCAGCGGCATCTGCGAGCGAACGGTTCCCCCTGTCTTGGTTCAACGGGAAGTGGAATTTGGTGA
- a CDS encoding integrase core domain-containing protein, whose translation MKHVCTSPYYPQSNGDIERYQRTIKFQCIQPLTPLSLNDAKRGVEKFVIQFNTVLLHSAIGHVTSQAML comes from the coding sequence ATGAAGCATGTTTGCACTAGCCCTTACTATCCCCAGAGCAATGGCGATATCGAGCGGTACCAACGCACGATCAAATTCCAGTGCATTCAGCCCTTGACCCCTTTGAGCCTGAATGATGCGAAACGAGGCGTAGAGAAATTCGTTATCCAGTTCAATACCGTGCTGCTGCACAGCGCCATCGGCCATGTGACCTCACAAGCGATGCTCTAG
- a CDS encoding transposase family protein, protein MPKVRQAPERWAKGKRDFLERFLKLPGGLPSRDCIRRLLIALEPQAFQKCFKRWLASYMEQTEDGQPRLIATRWQDQYGSSLQTTDQSHGRVDERSYAMIKLKQASPIKKAWPSVKAIGYAVRVSTVANQQETFQTRYFFLWPTADRIRV, encoded by the coding sequence GTGCCAAAGGTCCGACAGGCACCCGAGCGCTGGGCCAAGGGCAAGCGAGACTTTCTGGAAAGATTCTTGAAGCTTCCTGGCGGCCTGCCATCGCGAGATTGTATTCGCAGGTTGCTCATTGCGCTTGAACCCCAAGCGTTTCAGAAATGTTTCAAGCGCTGGCTAGCCTCGTACATGGAACAAACAGAAGATGGTCAGCCTCGGTTGATTGCCACCCGATGGCAAGACCAGTACGGCAGCAGCCTCCAAACCACCGACCAGTCACACGGGCGGGTTGATGAACGCAGCTACGCAATGATCAAGCTGAAGCAAGCTTCGCCGATCAAGAAAGCCTGGCCCTCGGTCAAAGCTATCGGCTATGCGGTTCGCGTCAGTACAGTTGCCAACCAACAAGAGACATTCCAGACACGCTACTTCTTCCTCTGGCCGACTGCTGACCGTATCCGCGTTTGA
- a CDS encoding carbohydrate-binding family 9-like protein encodes MPEQHQRNAVPSIKVASCSDFEVTGIGDHPAWDQVDWVPMQLRADSSADYNSRFKILYSTSGIYVLFDGSDRILSATLQEDFSDLWTEDVFECFFWTDQRYPIYFEYEISPLGFELPILVPNFDGQFLGWRPWHYEANRRTRKAIAIHGGEMESGAAITGWSAEVFLPFALLSPLRQVPPQPGTRWQANFYRMDYDHGRPSSWHWSPVGPSFHETQNFGALIFE; translated from the coding sequence ATGCCAGAACAGCATCAGCGCAATGCAGTGCCCAGCATTAAAGTAGCAAGCTGCAGCGACTTTGAAGTTACCGGAATTGGAGACCATCCAGCCTGGGACCAAGTAGACTGGGTGCCAATGCAGCTCCGTGCAGACAGCTCGGCTGATTACAATTCACGATTTAAGATTCTATACTCGACAAGCGGTATTTATGTACTGTTCGACGGCAGCGATCGCATTCTGTCTGCGACTTTGCAAGAGGATTTCAGCGACCTGTGGACCGAGGACGTTTTTGAATGCTTTTTCTGGACGGACCAGCGATATCCGATCTACTTCGAATACGAGATATCGCCGCTCGGTTTTGAACTACCGATCCTCGTTCCCAACTTTGACGGCCAATTTCTTGGTTGGCGACCCTGGCATTACGAAGCTAATCGCCGTACTCGAAAGGCGATTGCCATCCACGGTGGCGAGATGGAATCCGGGGCAGCGATAACCGGCTGGAGCGCCGAGGTCTTCCTGCCGTTTGCGCTTCTGAGCCCGCTCCGACAAGTCCCACCGCAGCCGGGTACTCGGTGGCAAGCCAATTTCTATCGCATGGACTACGACCATGGCCGGCCATCAAGCTGGCACTGGTCCCCCGTCGGGCCCAGCTTCCACGAAACCCAAAACTTCGGCGCGCTGATTTTTGAATAG
- a CDS encoding DUF1501 domain-containing protein: MSNIFLSQYHWPQMRRRFLYHTGMGLGAAVLGSLVAKQASAELAELPHFPPRAKRVIFLFMGGAPSQIDLYDYKPELEAKYKQPLPDDVRDGQRVTAMTDGQAKLIQPSIFKFSRQGDCGRYMSELLPHLSTVVDDLCFIKSMRTEAINHDEGKTQMCTGSQIQGKPSLGAWLSYGLGSLNKNLPDFIVLNSAYWSGDQQNVQALYSRLWGTGFLPSKYQGVAFQSAGDPVLFLSNPSGVTRSSRKQMLDLVTQLNQKHASDIGDPEIQTTIAQQEMAFRMQASVPELTDLSEEPDSVKKLYGPEVEKSGSFARNCLLARRMVERGVRFVQVFHRGWDHHSALPAKLRGQCKDVDQPWAALIQDLKQRGMLHDTLVICSGEFGRTVYSQGKQTDTDYGRDHHPRCFTAWLAGGGIQGGIEHGRTDEYSYNIVDADGQRTTRFEDDAVHINDLNATILHQLGIDHRRLTFAYQGLDQRLTGVEEAHVVEKIIA; this comes from the coding sequence ATGTCGAACATATTTCTCAGTCAATATCATTGGCCACAAATGCGACGTCGGTTCCTATACCACACCGGCATGGGACTCGGAGCGGCCGTTCTCGGCTCCTTGGTCGCCAAGCAAGCCTCCGCAGAATTAGCGGAGCTGCCACATTTTCCACCACGCGCAAAACGCGTCATCTTTTTGTTTATGGGAGGAGCCCCCAGCCAGATCGACTTGTACGACTACAAACCGGAACTTGAGGCGAAATACAAACAGCCGTTGCCGGACGATGTTCGCGACGGCCAGCGTGTGACCGCCATGACCGATGGCCAAGCCAAGTTGATTCAGCCTTCGATTTTCAAGTTCTCTCGGCAAGGTGACTGCGGCAGGTATATGAGCGAGTTGTTGCCACACTTGTCAACCGTGGTCGACGACCTGTGTTTCATCAAGTCGATGCGTACCGAGGCGATTAACCACGATGAGGGCAAGACACAGATGTGCACCGGCTCGCAAATCCAGGGCAAGCCGAGTTTGGGTGCTTGGTTGAGCTATGGCCTGGGGTCGCTCAACAAAAACCTGCCAGACTTCATTGTGCTGAATTCAGCCTATTGGTCTGGAGACCAACAGAACGTGCAGGCTCTGTACAGTCGTCTGTGGGGTACCGGATTCTTGCCATCGAAGTATCAAGGAGTCGCCTTTCAGTCAGCCGGCGATCCGGTACTATTTTTGTCGAACCCATCGGGTGTTACCCGCAGCAGCCGCAAGCAGATGCTCGACCTGGTGACTCAGCTCAATCAGAAACACGCCTCCGACATCGGTGATCCCGAGATCCAAACCACAATTGCCCAACAAGAGATGGCATTCCGCATGCAAGCTTCAGTGCCTGAACTGACGGATCTTTCAGAGGAACCCGACTCAGTCAAGAAGCTATATGGACCCGAAGTCGAGAAATCGGGCTCGTTCGCCCGTAACTGTTTATTGGCCAGGCGGATGGTCGAGCGTGGCGTGCGTTTTGTACAGGTATTTCATCGTGGCTGGGATCACCATAGTGCGCTGCCTGCAAAGCTGCGCGGTCAATGTAAAGACGTTGACCAGCCCTGGGCGGCTTTGATTCAGGATCTCAAGCAACGCGGTATGCTGCATGATACGCTGGTCATTTGTTCCGGTGAATTTGGACGCACGGTCTACAGCCAGGGCAAGCAAACCGACACTGACTATGGACGCGATCATCACCCTCGCTGCTTTACAGCCTGGCTAGCTGGCGGGGGAATTCAAGGTGGCATCGAGCACGGGCGGACCGATGAGTATAGTTACAACATTGTCGATGCGGACGGCCAGCGGACGACTCGATTCGAGGACGACGCGGTCCACATCAATGATCTGAACGCCACAATTCTGCATCAATTAGGAATTGATCATCGCCGCCTGACCTTTGCCTACCAGGGACTCGACCAGCGTTTGACGGGTGTTGAGGAAGCTCATGTGGTCGAAAAGATCATCGCCTGA